The Triticum aestivum cultivar Chinese Spring chromosome 7B, IWGSC CS RefSeq v2.1, whole genome shotgun sequence genome window below encodes:
- the LOC123157308 gene encoding receptor-like serine/threonine-protein kinase At2g45590 has protein sequence MPSRQLPLPSSPAPLPAPHAHAHAHDRQLRRLHSAAVAASAAAGALVAVAMALALLLLWLRRRRARRKEAKEGKDGAMERLSYRKLRRATGAFAAGGKLGQGGFGPVFRGVLPPPRGAGGGCGRPVAVKVMDAAGSLQGEREFHNEIAVASHIRAAAEKAASSPAATADDEGKPASARDSSILLPFAYSMPRRGEGRARRMMLVYDLMPGGSLQDALLGRRCPELVAGWPRRLAVARDVAAALHYLHCVLKPPVVHGDVKPSNVLLDAGLRARLADFGLARVNSDPDPDDKLESGTIAEGTDANENALDGGCDDDVSVVAESTVTTTVDGEGNVAPKSPEVDDGGGGGFTLPSPDEAASTSGFDQTSLDSGLNSRSCNGVGSRTGGASGTGSDWWWRQDNAGPSHGGVKDYVMEWIRSEIKKERPKNDWIAGAAATNPGTERKKQKRRAREWWREEYTDELAKKQKRRALAKSRSQQAGLQWWERDIDDDLDGKGRSKWSMVKSWSRRSSSSASNGNGSGNVNGSINWWVNGARSSRDWASGDFVPKSGGAVSSTPSMRGTVCYVAPEYGGGGPLSERCDIYSYGVLLLVLISGRRPLQVSASPMSEFEKASLISWAKHLARVSRLIDLVDPALKDVNQEEALLCITVALLCIQRSPARRPTSEELLRLLSGEGEPPHLPLEFSPSPPGGFHFKSRKKVR, from the coding sequence atGCCCTCCCGCCAGCTCCCGTTGCCCTCTTCCCCCGCCCCCCTCCCCGCCCCgcacgcccacgcccacgcccacgaCCGCCAGCTCCGCCGCCTCCACTCCGCGGCCGTCGCCGCCTCGGCGGCCGCCGGCGCGCTCGTAGCCGTCGCCATGGCGCTGgccctgctgctgctctggctccgCCGAAGGCGGGCGCGCCGGAAGGAGGCCAAGGAGGGGAAAGACGGGGCGATGGAGCGGCTGTCGTACCGCAAGCTGCGGCGCGCCACGGGGGCATTCGCGGCGGGGGGCAAGCTCGGGCAGGGCGGCTTCGGCCCCGTCTTCCGCGGGGTCCTCCCGCCTCcccgcggcgcgggcggcgggtgcGGCCGCCCGGTCGCCGTCAAGGTCATGGACGCCGCCGGGTCGCTCCAGGGCGAGCGCGAGTTCCACAACGAGATCGCCGTCGCCTCCCACATCCGCGCCGCGGCCGAAAAGGCGGCGTCTTCCCCTGCCGCCACCGCGGACGACGAGGGcaagccggcgtcggcgcgcgactCCTCCATACTGCTCCCGTTCGCCTACTCGATGCCGAGGCGGGGGGAGGGGCGGGCGCGCCGGATGATGCTGGTCTACGACCTCATGCCCGGCGGCTCCCTGCAGGACGCGCTGCTCGGCCGCCGCTGCCCCGAGCTGGTGGCCGGGTGGCCGCGCCGGCTCGCCGTGGCGCGCGACGTCGCCGCCGCGCTCCACTACCTCCACTGCGTGCTCAAGCCGCCCGTCGTGCACGGGGACGTCAAGCCCAGCAACGTCCTGCTCGACGCCGGCCTCCGCGCCCGGCTCGCCGACTTCGGCCTCGCCCGCGTCAACTCCGACCCCGACCCGGACGACAAGCTGGAGAGCGGCACGATTGCGGAGGGGACTGATGCGAATGAGAATGCTCTCGATGGGGGGTGCGACGATGACGTCTCTGTTGTGGCGGAGAGCACGGTCACCACGACGGTCGATGGGGAAGGTAACGTCGCCCCCAAGTCGCCGGAggttgacgacggcggcggcggcggcttcacgCTGCCGTCGCCGGACGAGGCTGCATCCACTTCCGGGTTTGACCAGACCAGTCTCGACAGTGGTCTGAACAGCCGGAGCTGCAATGGTGTCGGTTCACGCACCGGTGGCGCGTCGGGGACCGGGAGCGACTGGTGGTGGCGGCAGGACAATGCCGGACCCAGCCATGGCGGTGTAAAGGATTATGTGATGGAGTGGATCAGATCAGAGATCAAGAAGGAGCGCCCCAAAAATGATTGGATTGCAGGGGCAGCTGCAACCAACCCAGGGACAGAGAGGAAGAAGCAAAAGCGCAGAGCACGTGAGTGGTGGCGCGAGGAGTACACCGATGAGCTTGCAAAGAAGCAGAAACGCAGGGCGCTTGCCAAATCCAGGAGCCAGCAGGCCGGGCTGCAATGGTGGGAGCGTGATATCGATGACGACTTGGATGGCAAGGGGCGGTCCAAGTGGAGTATGGTGAAGAGCTGGAGccgaagaagcagcagcagcgccaGCAATGGCAATGGCAGTGGCAATGTCAATGGGAGCATCAACTGGTGGGTCAATGGCGCAAGAAGCAGCCGTGATTGGGCAAGTGGGGACTTCGTGCCCAAGAGCGGAGGCGCGGTGAGCAGCACGCCGAGCATGCGTGGCACCGTGTGTTATGTTGCTCCAGAGTACGGTGGTGGTGGTCCTTTGTCCGAGAGATGCGACATCTATAGCTACGGTGTCCTGCTACTGGTTCTTATCTCTGGCCGCCGGCCATTGCAAGTGTCGGCCTCGCCCATGTCGGAGTTCGAGAAGGCGAGCCTCATATCCTGGGCAAAGCACCTCGCACGTGTGAGCCGCCTTATCGATCTCGTCGACCCGGCCTTGAAAGATGTAAACCAGGAGGAGGCGCTGCTCTGCATCACCGTCGCGCTCCTCTGCATACAGAGGTCCCCCGCTCGCCGACCAACAAGCGAAGAGCTGCTCCGGTTGCTCTCCGGAGAGGGAGAGCCGCCTCACCTCCCGCTAGAGTTCTCGCCGTCCCCACCTGGTGGGTTCCATTTCAAATCCCGGAAGAAAGTTCGGTGA